In Planctomonas sp. JC2975, the genomic stretch TGACGTCGTGACCGCTCAGGGTCACGTGATCTGGGTTGTCCACCACGATGTCGTAGAAGATCCACGGCGCGTTGGCGACGCACTTGCCCGTCACGACCGAGCCGGACAGCGTCGCCGGAGTGTTGCAGGACGCCGGAGTGCTCCCCGGAGTGGATTCAGGAGTCGACCCCGGCGTGGATCCCGTGCTCGGCTCCGGCGTGGAGGTCGCACAGGGATTCGACGGCACATAGCCATCGGCTGAGGCGGAGAGCGGGACCGCCAGTGCTGCGGCGGCAACGATGCCGAGGCCGCAAAGGCATGCCACAAGACGACGTTTCATGATCGGGCCAACTTTCGCGCTGCATCGGGTATGGCAATTCTAGTGTGGAGATGAGAGATGCTCATCCCCCCGAAATGGCGTCAGCAGGGCAATCCAGCGCCTCGGAGCCGGTGCCGCGGCAGCCTGAGCCATGTCAGTACGCGCCCGCCGGATGGACGAGAACCTTGGCCGTCCGCCACAGGATGATGAGGTCACCCGTGAGCGACCAGTTCTCCACGTAGTAGAGGTCCAGCCGGACGCTCTCGTCCCACGTCAGATCGCTGCGTCCGCCGATCTGCCACATTCCCGTGAGTCCCGGCTTGATGAAGAGCCGGCGATGCACGGCGCCCTCGTAGGCGTCGACCTCGCACGGCAGCGGCGGCCGCGGTCCGACGAGACTCATGTCTCCGACGAAGACGTTCCACAGCTGCGGCAGCTCGTCCAACGAGTACTTGCGCAGCACCCGGCCGAGCCTGGTGACCCGCGGATCGTTCTTCAGCTTGAACAGCAGCCCGGCGCCTTCGTTGCCTGAGGTCAGGGCCTGCTGATCCTGCTCGGCCGACCTCACCATGCTGCGGAACTTGTACATGGTGAATCGGCGGTTGTTCCGCCCTACCCGCTCCTGCCTGAAGATCGCATCGCCTGGGCTGTCCAGACGCACCAGCACCGCGAGCACGATGAGCACAGGCGAAAGGAGCAGGAGCCCGAGCCCGGAGAGCGCCACGTCCAGCGCCCGCTTCATCGCGTGCTTCGCACCCTCGAATTGCGGGATCTCCACGTGGATGAGCGGAAGCCCGTCGATCTGGCGGAAGTGGATGCGTGGGCCGGCCACGTCCGTGAGCCGCGCGGCCAGCACCAGATCGGTTGCTGTCCCCTCGAGACGCCAGCTGAGATCGCGGACGAAGTCTCCACCGTCGCTCGGCTGGCTGGCGAGGATGACCGTGTCGACCTGCAGGTTGGCGGCGGCCGTCGCGATGTTGTCGAGGTTCGCGACCACGCTCACGTCCAGGGCGTCGCCGGCAACGGGCTCATCTGTCGCGACGCCGACGATGTGATAGGCAGCGCCGGAGTTTCGCCGGATCTGGTCGATGACATACGCGACATCGGCCGGCGACCCGCCGACGATGGCGCGCGAGAGGTAGCGACCGACCGCCCGCTGCCGGTTCAGCCATTGGCGCCAGAGCCATCTGCTGAACGTCAGACCGACGAGGCCGATCGGCAGCGTGAGGACGAAGAATCCCCGCGCGATGTCGACCTTGGCGACCAGGAACAGGATGGCGAGAGCGCCGAACGTGATCACGCTCGCATTCGCCACCCGGCGATACTCTGCGGCTCCGACGCCGATGATGCGTGGATCGCGGGTGTGGAAGAGCGCCAGCAGCAGCGACCAGGCGCCCACCACGGCAAGGGCGATCACCCAGTAGAACTTGCCGATACCGCCGAGGTCGTCGTGCGTGAACCCGAAGCGCGCCACGTACGCAACACCGACCGTCGCGACCACGATGACCGTGTCGCTCGTGACGAGGCGCACGCGGTATCGCCTGCTCCACCGCTGCTCGTCCGACGCTGCGCCTGCGCGTGCTCTGGCTGATAGCGCGCCGAATGACGAAGGACCGATGGCGGCTGTCCGCGGGTCTCGGAATTCGGTCATGCGACACACTCGGGTACTGAGGAACCCCAGAAGGCGCGACCTGTCGGCGGTACGCAGTTCGGGGCTGCGCACCGCCGAGGCTTCGGGTCAGTGCTTTTCGGGATTCGGTGACTTGGGACAAGGAGTTGCACCTCGCGGTGCAACGGCGTTCGGATCGCCTCTTCGGTTGTGAGGAGTGGAACTCAGTTAATGAGTAGCCCTCATTTCGCGAGCTTACCTGTTAGTGAAACTTGCTCATGTCCCGAGTTAGGGGGTAACCATGTACCGAGTTAGGGGGGCACGACATCGCACCGAACACCCCTCGAGAATGCCCCGCCGCCCGGCCGCACAGGCGCAGACGACGACTCGGCGACGCGCCTCGAGCCGGTCTACTTGCCGATCTGCGAGCAGCTCAGCTCCGCCGCGCTCACGGTCGACGGCCAGACGCCAGGCGTCACCACCGCGCTCGGCTGGGCGCCCGCGCGCGCGCCGGCATCCTGGCCGCCGGGGGCGCCGATGAAGTGGAACTCGTAGGTCGAGCTCTGCCCCGGATTCAGGTTGATCTGCAGATGTGCCACAGGGTGGCCGTCGTCCGTGATCCGTTGCACCGGGACATCGGCGCCGCCGGTCGATGCCCCGGCGACCACACTGCCCTTTGGGGCGTACACGGCGACGGTGGTGTGAATGTCACCGGGGGTGACGCCCGACAGTCCGCCGCCCGTCACGTACCACGGAAGCGACGTGCCGGCATCGGCGGGTGCCGAGCTCGTCAGGGTGACGCGCACGACGTAGTCGGGTCGGCCGTCCGAACGGCACGTCGCCTGCCCGAGCTGCACGGCCGTTCGCAGGTAGTAGTCCATCTTGGCGCCTGTCGCGTCGTTGAGGTACACGCCGAACCTGCGACCGGCGTCGGTGCCCGAGTCGAGGGTGCCGGCCAGCGTCGTCTGCGCGATCAGCGACTGCTGCCGAGCATCAGCGCTCCAGAGCAGGATCCTGCGCTCATCGCCCGCCTTCGCCAATGCCGAGATCATCGTTGAGGGGTCGAACTGGCCAGACGCCACCTTCGTGAACACCGCTGCCGCGGCCGCGTTGAAGAAGGCGTCCTGCTGCTGCGGATCGTCGATCTGTGCATATGTCTCGCTCAACAGGACCTGCACGACGTTCTCGCTGGTGAGCTGCTCTCCACCACCGACGACCACCGGACCAGTGGCAGCGAGAACGTCGCTCAATGCGACGGGGTCGATCGAGAAGACCCCGTCCACGGTGGTCCCGTATCGCTTTTCCCACATGGCGCTGACGAGCGAGGCGGAGAGCGGGAAGTTCGGCGTCAGCGTGACGTCTTGGAGGTATTCGCCGGTGATGTCGCCGTAGAGAGCCTTGGTTCCGGAGGGGAGCTCCTTCACCGGTTCGCTCGGCGCGGGGAAGTCGGTCGCCGACGCCTGACGAACGAGCGTGACCGCCCCATCGCTCGCATGCAGTTGAGCGACGGCACCGACGATGCCGCCCGTCGCCCTAGCCTCTGCGTTGTTCTGCATCACCAGCAGGTAGTCCCGCGGCCCGTCCGCGCCGAGCATCTCTGGAAGCAGACGCGTTGCCCGTGCAGCGGGATCGACCACCCCGGCCGCCTTCTGGAGAGCCGTGTTCAGGGTCTGCACCGCCCGGGTGACGGGCCCGATGGTCGATGAGGTGTCGATGCCGCCCACGATGGCGATGTTGGACTGCAACGCGGCATCCGCGCGCGTCATGGCTGGAGCGACCGCGGAGAGCTTCTGGATCGGAACCCTGCCGTCGACGGGCCTGAACGACGAAGGATCGAGGGTCCCGGCGAGGCCGGCCAACGGCACGATGGCCCGATCAGTGACATCGGACGCGGCACCGGCGACCTGGCGCACGGCGCTCAGGTTGCCGCCCAGCATGGGAATGAGTTCGGCGGCTCGCCAGACGGGATCGCTCGTGTCGTCACGCGCGGCGTGAAGGTGCTGCGCCAACGCCGCCGACGTGGCCTTCGCACCGGAGGCATCGCCGGCGGAGAGCTGGGACTGAACCTTGTCGATGAGCGGAAGGGACGCCTCGAGTTGACCCTTCGCGTTCCACGCACGTACCGCAGTCCACACCGCACACCCGAGCACGATCACGACGATGCCTGCAACGACCATCCAGATGATGCGGCGCCGCGCGCGCTTTTTCGCGCGCTCGGGCTGGGGGGTCGTCTCGGACATGCGGGTATTCAAGCAGACGATTCCTCATGATCCGCTGACTGCGGCATCCGGAACCGGTAGCCGCGGCCGGCGAGAGAGTACGAAAAAGGGGCCGGACCCGAAGGCCCGACCCCTTTCGAGATCGAAGTAGAAAGGACTACTTGATGATCTTGGTCACCGTGCCGGCGCCAACGGTGCGTCCACCCTCACGGATGGCGAAGCCGAGGCCCTCCTCCATGGCGATGGGCTGGATCAGCTCGACCGTCATGTCGGTGGTGTCGCCGGGCATGACCATCTCGGTGCCCTCGGGCAGCGTGATGACGCCGGTGACGTCGGTGGTGCGGAAGTAGAACTGCGGACGGTAGTTCGAGAAGAACGGGTTGTGACGTCCACCCTCGTCCTTGGACAGGATGTACGCGGTGCCCTCGAACTGGGTGTGCGGCGTGACCGAACCCGGCTTGACGACGACCTGACCGCGCTCCACGTCCTCGCGCTTGGTGCCGCGGAGAAGCAGACCACAGTTCTCACCGGCCCAGGCCTCGTCGAGCTGCTTGTGGAACATCTCGATACCCGTGACCGTGGTCTTCTGCGTCGGGCGGATGCCGACGATCTCGACCTCGGAGTTGATCTTCAGCGTGCCACGCTCGGCGCGGCCCGTGACGACGGTTCCACGACCGGTGATCGTGAAGACGTCCTCGATCGGCATCAGGAACGGCTTGTCCTTGTCGCGCACCGGGTCCGGGATGGACTCGTCGACGGCGTCCATGAGGTCGAGGATGGACTGCGTCCACGCCTCGTCGCCCTCGAGAGCCTTGAGGCCCGAGACGCGGATGACCGGTGCGTTGTCGCCGTCGAAGTCCTGGCTCGACAGGAGGTCGCGAACCTCGAGCTCGACGAGCTCCAGGATCTCCTCGTCGTCGACCATGTCGGACTTGTTCAGCGCGACCAGCAGGTAGGGAACGCCGACCTGCTTGGCGAGCAGCACGTGCTCACGCGTCTGAGCCATCGGGCCGTCGGTCGCCGCGACCACGAGGATCGCGCCGTCCATCTGAGCGGCACCGGTGATCATGTTCTTGATGTAGTCCGCGTGACCCGGGGCGTCGACGTGCGCGTAGTGGCGCTTCGGGGTCTCGTACTCGACGTGCGAGATGTTGATCGTGATACCGCGCTGGCGCTCCTCGGGAGCGGAGTCGATCGAAGCGAAGTCACGGGGGACGTTCACGTTCGACGGGTACTTGTCAGCGAGCACCTTGGAGATCGCCGCGGTGAGCGTCGTCTTGCCGTGGTCGACGTGACCGATCGTTCCGATGTTGACGTGCGGCTTGGTCCGCTCGAACTTGGCCTTAGCCACTGTGGGTCCTCCTCAGGACTCTCGTGTAGAAGCTGCGGGCGGCGTCGACCGACCGGACATTCTACGGGGATCTTCTCTATATTACGGTACGTTCCGGCGGGTCAAGCCGGAGCGGGACGTCTACCGAGGCGGACATCCCGCAGCCCGGCATTTACTCGCCCTTGGCCTTCTGGATGATCTCGTCGGACACAGCCCTCGGGACCTCCGCGTAGCTTTCGAACGACATGGAGTACACGGCGCGACCGGACGTCTTCGAACGAAGGTCGCCGATGTAGCCGAACATCTCCGACAGCGGGACGTGAGCACGGATCACCTTGACGCCCTGCGCATCTTCCATGGCCTGGATCTGGCCACGGCGGGAGTTGAGGTCGCCGATGACGTCGCCCATGTACTCCTCGGGCGTGCGCACCTCGACGGCCATCAGCGGCTCGAGCAGCACCGGGTTGGCCTTGCGAGCTGCCTCCTTGTACGCCATCGAACCGGCGATCTTGAACGCCATCTCGGAGGAGTCCACCTCGTGGTAGGCACCATCGAGCAGCGTCGCCTTGACGCCGACGGTCGGATAGCCGGCGAGCACGCCGACCTGCATCGCATCCTGGATGCCAGCGTCGACCGAAGGGATGTACTCGCGCGGAACGCGGCCACCTGTGACCTTGTTCTCGAACTCGTACGTCGTCTCTGCGGTGACCTCGAGCGGAGCCAGCGCGATCTGCACCTTCGCGAACTGACCGGATCCACCGGTCTGCTTCTTGTGGGTGTAGTCGTGCTTCTCGACCGTCTTGCGGATGGTCTCGCGGTAGGCGACCTGC encodes the following:
- a CDS encoding DUF4012 domain-containing protein; the encoded protein is MSETTPQPERAKKRARRRIIWMVVAGIVVIVLGCAVWTAVRAWNAKGQLEASLPLIDKVQSQLSAGDASGAKATSAALAQHLHAARDDTSDPVWRAAELIPMLGGNLSAVRQVAGAASDVTDRAIVPLAGLAGTLDPSSFRPVDGRVPIQKLSAVAPAMTRADAALQSNIAIVGGIDTSSTIGPVTRAVQTLNTALQKAAGVVDPAARATRLLPEMLGADGPRDYLLVMQNNAEARATGGIVGAVAQLHASDGAVTLVRQASATDFPAPSEPVKELPSGTKALYGDITGEYLQDVTLTPNFPLSASLVSAMWEKRYGTTVDGVFSIDPVALSDVLAATGPVVVGGGEQLTSENVVQVLLSETYAQIDDPQQQDAFFNAAAAAVFTKVASGQFDPSTMISALAKAGDERRILLWSADARQQSLIAQTTLAGTLDSGTDAGRRFGVYLNDATGAKMDYYLRTAVQLGQATCRSDGRPDYVVRVTLTSSAPADAGTSLPWYVTGGGLSGVTPGDIHTTVAVYAPKGSVVAGASTGGADVPVQRITDDGHPVAHLQINLNPGQSSTYEFHFIGAPGGQDAGARAGAQPSAVVTPGVWPSTVSAAELSCSQIGK
- a CDS encoding sugar transferase, whose protein sequence is MTEFRDPRTAAIGPSSFGALSARARAGAASDEQRWSRRYRVRLVTSDTVIVVATVGVAYVARFGFTHDDLGGIGKFYWVIALAVVGAWSLLLALFHTRDPRIIGVGAAEYRRVANASVITFGALAILFLVAKVDIARGFFVLTLPIGLVGLTFSRWLWRQWLNRQRAVGRYLSRAIVGGSPADVAYVIDQIRRNSGAAYHIVGVATDEPVAGDALDVSVVANLDNIATAAANLQVDTVILASQPSDGGDFVRDLSWRLEGTATDLVLAARLTDVAGPRIHFRQIDGLPLIHVEIPQFEGAKHAMKRALDVALSGLGLLLLSPVLIVLAVLVRLDSPGDAIFRQERVGRNNRRFTMYKFRSMVRSAEQDQQALTSGNEGAGLLFKLKNDPRVTRLGRVLRKYSLDELPQLWNVFVGDMSLVGPRPPLPCEVDAYEGAVHRRLFIKPGLTGMWQIGGRSDLTWDESVRLDLYYVENWSLTGDLIILWRTAKVLVHPAGAY
- the tuf gene encoding elongation factor Tu, with the protein product MAKAKFERTKPHVNIGTIGHVDHGKTTLTAAISKVLADKYPSNVNVPRDFASIDSAPEERQRGITINISHVEYETPKRHYAHVDAPGHADYIKNMITGAAQMDGAILVVAATDGPMAQTREHVLLAKQVGVPYLLVALNKSDMVDDEEILELVELEVRDLLSSQDFDGDNAPVIRVSGLKALEGDEAWTQSILDLMDAVDESIPDPVRDKDKPFLMPIEDVFTITGRGTVVTGRAERGTLKINSEVEIVGIRPTQKTTVTGIEMFHKQLDEAWAGENCGLLLRGTKREDVERGQVVVKPGSVTPHTQFEGTAYILSKDEGGRHNPFFSNYRPQFYFRTTDVTGVITLPEGTEMVMPGDTTDMTVELIQPIAMEEGLGFAIREGGRTVGAGTVTKIIK